From Mucilaginibacter rubeus, a single genomic window includes:
- a CDS encoding GNAT family N-acetyltransferase: protein MEDERIIVRPAIPADVVFADQIIKEMESSAIARGSGISKRSAASVIEKIDTGKAIVAVTENGEWVGFSYIETWDDGRFVSNSGLIVSPQHRNQGVASEIKNRIFNLSRDKYPTAKIFSITSGLAIMKMNTRLGFEPVTYSEVAQEPRFWDACKSCVNYDVLQSKNRCNCLCTAMLFDPQLN from the coding sequence ATGGAAGATGAACGAATTATTGTGAGGCCTGCTATCCCGGCCGACGTAGTGTTCGCCGATCAGATCATCAAAGAAATGGAAAGCTCGGCTATAGCAAGAGGCTCGGGTATTTCTAAAAGATCGGCTGCCTCAGTAATAGAAAAGATCGACACGGGTAAGGCCATAGTCGCTGTAACCGAAAATGGCGAATGGGTAGGTTTCTCCTATATTGAAACCTGGGATGATGGGCGATTTGTATCAAACAGCGGTCTGATTGTTTCGCCGCAGCACCGTAACCAGGGTGTAGCCTCAGAAATTAAGAACAGGATTTTTAACCTTTCGCGCGATAAATATCCAACGGCAAAAATATTCAGTATTACCTCCGGGCTGGCTATCATGAAAATGAATACCCGTCTTGGCTTTGAGCCGGTAACCTACAGTGAAGTGGCTCAGGAACCCCGTTTTTGGGATGCCTGCAAAAGCTGTGTTAATTACGATGTACTGCAAAGTAAAAACCGTTGCAATTGCTTGTGTACCGCCATGTTATTCGATCCTCAACTAAACTAA
- a CDS encoding sigma 54-interacting transcriptional regulator: MNKKILIVEDESLVAYDLKLILTRAGYKVCGIADSVPEALEIIEEQKPEMVLLDIFLKGNLNGIDLAKILTSKNIAFVYLSANFQESILERAKATQPYGFLVKPFREKELLITLDVAFYRHQNSIESKLRQEQALEQVFKNIVAETINWKQKLLKIAMSIQPHMPFDYLTITMKNGSGFPDNALSFLRTGFDEYQVIGTDEFLNITKINRAQLQQMQGDSPLITKADFYNAANFVKIWPQFPLKKVIAQVFNMQSFLGLPLLTSSGNVIHFSFYSRKTDCYNNDHLILLDRLHRSLLMAIEEIIPFDALEPSINKVDKPADNSLSEKNKAVGFKDIIGKSHQMLTVLDHIAIVAPLDTSVLVLGESGTGKERIAKSIHYLSPRKNKPLVVVNCASMPATLIESELFGHEKGAFTGAVEKRTGKFELADGGTIFLDEIGEMPAELQVKLLRVLQEQEIERIGGKGPVKINVRIVAATNRNLEKEVEEGRFRLDLYYRLFVFPIIIPPLRERKDDIPVLASHFLERYAQKSGKAITGISPNVMNQLLDYHWPGNVRELEHFIERSILLTDGPLIKDAYLPKLQGKKESPAYAEVATDRLKTIDEHARDHILDVLRRCNGKISGKDGAAAKLGLPPSTLHSKMQKLGIKKWE; encoded by the coding sequence ATGAATAAGAAAATATTAATAGTCGAGGACGAATCGCTTGTAGCATACGACCTGAAATTAATATTAACCCGCGCCGGTTATAAAGTTTGTGGCATTGCCGATTCTGTACCTGAAGCACTGGAGATCATTGAAGAGCAAAAGCCCGAAATGGTATTGCTTGATATATTTTTAAAGGGCAACCTAAATGGTATTGACCTGGCCAAAATCCTAACATCAAAAAATATCGCTTTTGTATACCTGTCGGCCAATTTTCAGGAGAGTATTTTGGAGCGGGCAAAGGCAACACAGCCTTACGGCTTTTTGGTAAAACCGTTTCGCGAAAAAGAATTACTGATAACCCTTGATGTTGCTTTTTACAGGCATCAAAACAGCATTGAATCAAAATTACGCCAGGAACAGGCATTAGAGCAGGTATTCAAAAACATTGTTGCCGAAACAATAAACTGGAAGCAAAAGCTGCTAAAAATAGCCATGAGCATTCAGCCGCATATGCCCTTTGACTATTTAACCATTACCATGAAAAACGGTAGCGGTTTTCCTGATAATGCGCTCTCATTTTTACGCACTGGCTTTGATGAGTACCAGGTAATTGGCACAGACGAGTTCTTAAACATCACAAAAATTAACAGGGCACAACTGCAGCAAATGCAGGGCGATAGTCCGCTGATCACCAAGGCCGACTTTTACAATGCCGCTAATTTTGTTAAGATCTGGCCGCAGTTCCCTTTAAAAAAAGTTATTGCCCAGGTTTTTAATATGCAATCGTTTTTAGGGTTGCCTTTACTTACTTCAAGCGGTAATGTGATTCATTTTTCGTTTTACAGCCGCAAAACAGATTGTTATAATAATGACCATTTGATTTTGCTGGATCGCCTGCACCGGTCGTTGTTAATGGCGATAGAAGAGATCATTCCGTTTGATGCACTTGAGCCATCAATAAACAAGGTTGATAAGCCGGCCGATAATAGCTTAAGCGAAAAAAATAAAGCAGTCGGCTTTAAGGATATTATAGGTAAAAGCCACCAGATGCTTACCGTGCTTGACCATATTGCCATAGTTGCCCCGCTTGATACATCGGTATTGGTTTTGGGCGAAAGCGGCACTGGTAAAGAACGGATTGCAAAAAGTATCCATTATCTGTCTCCCCGTAAAAACAAGCCTTTGGTAGTGGTAAATTGTGCCTCTATGCCGGCTACATTGATTGAATCGGAATTGTTTGGGCATGAAAAGGGGGCTTTTACAGGAGCAGTTGAAAAGCGTACCGGCAAGTTTGAACTGGCCGATGGCGGAACCATTTTCCTGGATGAAATAGGTGAAATGCCGGCCGAACTGCAGGTTAAGCTACTGCGTGTTTTGCAGGAACAAGAGATTGAACGCATCGGTGGTAAAGGCCCTGTTAAGATTAACGTGCGTATAGTGGCTGCTACTAACCGTAACCTGGAAAAGGAGGTTGAGGAAGGTCGTTTCCGGCTCGATTTGTATTATAGGTTGTTTGTATTCCCGATCATAATTCCTCCATTAAGAGAACGCAAAGATGATATTCCTGTATTGGCCAGTCATTTTTTGGAGCGATATGCGCAAAAAAGCGGTAAGGCAATAACAGGCATATCTCCTAATGTGATGAACCAGTTGCTTGACTACCATTGGCCGGGGAATGTGCGGGAGCTTGAACATTTTATTGAGCGCAGCATATTGCTGACTGATGGTCCGCTGATAAAAGATGCCTACCTGCCCAAACTTCAGGGGAAAAAGGAAAGCCCTGCCTACGCCGAAGTAGCAACCGACAGGCTGAAAACGATAGACGAACATGCCCGCGACCATATTTTAGATGTATTGAGGCGCTGCAATGGTAAAATAAGTGGTAAGGATGGGGCTGCGGCTAAATTAGGTTTGCCGCCATCAACACTGCATTCAAAAATGCAAAAGCTGGGTATTAAGAAATGGGAGTAG
- a CDS encoding sensor histidine kinase yields MFKYVAICFIVMFFGSTALGQKKMDIATIKLNLDNQKNKSDTNTIKLQIQLGSYYLNKIGEHKEVLDSGITAFNKAIQMSVAIHSAKWLNEAMMLKGAAYLKQGDLKQGKSIFMEVVNYYRKVDDKYNEGKTWARLGDDLSIDNALAVPDKINSYEQARTLFQETGHKQDEADMSKNIADIHLNQKKLDLAETELLKVLAQYKAIGYKKLHYTYHSLAELSKQKVDLHNELLYRHEVIKSMNATADTALADFYYAKLALVYADLNKYDQSLIYIIKSADILKKRKQYEDFYGYLSLIRYDFITANRPKEALAYLKQAVIDVPPKILAQKVDMYEAFGNIYVALKDYPKAELYYLKMMEVYKITNFSKDFYTTNEQMVTDFVHYNETMAGFYLLTQQFKKAGVYTKQILSLPSNKIRPITLTKIHRMQFRVDSASGNYVSAIKHFEIHKRLDDSLFNAIKNKQIEELEITNKTKENKQSIKYLEIKNKSQRDELQKVNTQRNITFGGVAMLIIIAGLAFSGYRHKQRSNLQLQLKQTEINNQNLSLQKLLGEKDNLLDEKDWLLKEVHHRVKNNLQIVMSLLNTQSAFLKNNAALAAIRESQNRVQAIALIHQKLYSNSDVSYIDMSVYINELISYLADCYNPGDKGIRFDQMVQPVKLDVAQAVPVGLILNEAITNAIKYAFPSQRGEIRIALQLAEETIVLTIADNGIGLPADFDIQKASSLGMEMMKALSKQLGGYFKMENCDGALITVEFRAEKQLSNIERKTFVAN; encoded by the coding sequence ATGTTTAAATATGTAGCAATATGTTTTATTGTCATGTTTTTTGGCTCAACAGCTTTGGGACAAAAAAAGATGGACATTGCTACCATTAAGCTAAACCTCGATAATCAAAAAAATAAATCCGACACCAATACCATTAAGCTGCAAATACAATTGGGCAGCTATTATCTCAATAAAATTGGCGAGCACAAAGAAGTATTGGATAGCGGGATCACTGCTTTTAATAAAGCCATACAAATGAGTGTTGCCATTCATTCGGCAAAGTGGCTTAATGAAGCCATGATGCTTAAAGGGGCGGCATATTTAAAGCAAGGTGACCTGAAACAAGGCAAATCCATTTTTATGGAGGTTGTTAACTATTATCGTAAAGTGGACGATAAATATAATGAGGGCAAAACCTGGGCCCGTTTAGGTGATGACCTGTCTATAGATAATGCGCTTGCCGTCCCGGATAAAATTAACAGTTATGAACAGGCACGGACTTTATTTCAGGAAACCGGCCACAAACAGGATGAGGCCGATATGAGCAAAAACATAGCGGATATTCATCTTAATCAGAAAAAGCTTGATCTGGCCGAAACGGAATTGCTTAAAGTATTGGCCCAATACAAAGCGATAGGATACAAGAAGCTTCATTATACCTATCACTCCCTTGCCGAGTTAAGCAAGCAAAAGGTTGATTTGCACAACGAACTGTTGTACCGGCATGAGGTAATAAAAAGCATGAATGCCACAGCCGACACTGCCTTGGCCGATTTTTATTATGCCAAGCTTGCGCTGGTATACGCCGATCTTAACAAGTATGATCAAAGCCTTATTTACATTATTAAATCGGCCGACATCCTAAAGAAAAGAAAGCAGTACGAGGATTTTTACGGCTATCTGAGTCTGATTAGATACGACTTTATTACGGCTAACAGGCCTAAGGAAGCCTTGGCGTATTTAAAACAGGCTGTAATTGATGTGCCGCCAAAAATACTGGCACAAAAGGTAGATATGTACGAGGCATTTGGCAATATCTATGTTGCCCTGAAGGATTACCCCAAGGCAGAACTGTATTATCTGAAAATGATGGAGGTATATAAGATCACTAATTTTAGTAAAGACTTTTATACCACCAACGAGCAAATGGTGACCGATTTTGTTCATTATAACGAAACCATGGCCGGCTTTTACCTGCTTACCCAACAGTTTAAAAAAGCGGGTGTCTATACCAAGCAGATTCTCTCATTGCCGTCAAATAAAATAAGGCCCATCACCCTTACCAAGATCCATCGTATGCAGTTCCGGGTAGATTCGGCTTCTGGTAATTATGTATCAGCCATAAAGCATTTCGAGATCCACAAACGCCTTGACGACTCGCTGTTTAATGCCATTAAAAATAAACAGATAGAAGAGCTTGAGATCACCAATAAAACCAAGGAGAACAAGCAATCAATTAAATACCTCGAAATTAAGAACAAGAGCCAGCGCGATGAACTTCAAAAGGTAAACACGCAGCGTAACATTACCTTCGGTGGTGTGGCCATGCTTATTATTATTGCCGGCCTGGCATTTAGCGGATACAGGCATAAACAGAGGAGCAACCTGCAACTACAATTAAAGCAAACCGAGATCAACAATCAGAACTTATCGCTGCAAAAGCTGCTCGGTGAAAAAGATAACCTGTTAGATGAAAAAGACTGGCTGCTGAAGGAAGTGCATCACCGGGTAAAAAACAACCTGCAAATTGTAATGAGCCTGCTGAACACCCAATCGGCATTTTTAAAAAATAACGCTGCGCTTGCTGCTATTCGCGAAAGCCAGAACCGGGTGCAGGCCATAGCGCTGATCCATCAAAAGCTTTACAGCAACTCGGATGTGTCATACATCGATATGTCGGTTTATATTAATGAGTTGATCAGCTACCTGGCCGACTGTTATAACCCGGGCGATAAAGGAATTCGTTTTGATCAAATGGTTCAACCTGTAAAACTTGATGTGGCGCAGGCGGTACCTGTGGGCCTGATACTAAATGAAGCCATAACAAACGCTATCAAATACGCCTTCCCTTCACAGCGTGGTGAAATCAGGATTGCCTTACAGCTTGCAGAAGAGACCATTGTACTCACCATAGCTGATAACGGAATAGGCTTGCCGGCTGATTTTGATATACAGAAAGCCAGCTCGTTGGGGATGGAAATGATGAAGGCGTTAAGTAAGCAGTTGGGCGGTTATTTTAAGATGGAAAATTGTGATGGCGCCCTGATTACCGTTGAGTTTAGGGCAGAGAAGCAGTTGAGCAATATTGAACGAAAAACTTTTGTAGCTAATTAA
- a CDS encoding ATP-binding protein, producing MNTNTTQLKALMLYTAGCIEARLQTVFGNDTTYLPPLLPQLERNGSVLEKLIDDHDLNSDEVIILMMALAPHVQVEFFDEIIQPYIRESGDFQQIGGVRSRNGRSFLPTGQTAVFVLSGNDVDKRLEVAQLFHHQGKLSKHHILHLEDVPDGEPALSGRLILQPEYIELLISGTESIPKLSMNFPAQHLETTYNWDDLVLNDTTRKQIAELENWVNYQQVLMTDWGMERKLKPGYRALFHGPPGTGKTLTASLLGKYTGKPVFRIDLSMIVSKFIGETEKNLSKLFEKADNKNWILFFDEADALFGKRTNVKDAHDKYANQEASYLLQRVEQHNGLVILATNFKNNIDEAFMRRFQSVINFPLPNADERFVIWQKSFPPKANLNGHINLEQISRKYELSGSGILNVVQFACLQMLARKESRISSELILEGIEREYTKENRVW from the coding sequence ATGAATACTAATACTACACAATTAAAAGCGCTGATGCTGTACACGGCCGGGTGTATTGAAGCCCGGTTGCAAACTGTATTTGGGAATGATACAACCTATTTACCACCGCTGCTTCCCCAGCTTGAGCGTAACGGTAGTGTGCTTGAAAAATTGATTGATGATCATGACCTGAACAGCGATGAGGTTATTATACTGATGATGGCCTTAGCTCCGCATGTGCAGGTTGAGTTTTTTGATGAGATCATCCAACCTTATATACGCGAATCAGGTGATTTTCAGCAGATAGGGGGAGTCAGGAGCCGAAACGGGCGTAGCTTTTTACCAACCGGTCAAACGGCAGTTTTTGTTTTGTCAGGCAATGATGTAGACAAGCGTTTGGAAGTCGCCCAACTGTTTCATCATCAGGGTAAACTTAGCAAACATCATATTTTGCATTTGGAAGATGTACCGGATGGTGAGCCTGCTTTATCGGGCCGGTTGATATTACAGCCCGAATATATCGAACTTTTGATCAGCGGTACCGAATCTATTCCGAAACTGAGCATGAATTTTCCGGCTCAGCATTTGGAAACTACTTACAATTGGGATGATCTGGTACTGAACGATACCACCCGTAAACAAATTGCCGAACTGGAAAACTGGGTGAACTATCAGCAGGTATTAATGACCGACTGGGGGATGGAGCGGAAACTAAAGCCTGGTTATCGCGCTTTGTTCCATGGCCCGCCGGGAACAGGAAAAACGCTTACAGCTTCGTTGCTTGGTAAATACACCGGTAAACCGGTCTTCCGGATTGACCTGTCCATGATCGTATCTAAGTTTATAGGTGAAACCGAGAAAAATCTCTCCAAATTATTTGAGAAGGCGGATAACAAAAACTGGATCCTGTTTTTTGATGAAGCCGATGCTCTTTTTGGTAAGCGTACCAATGTTAAAGATGCTCACGATAAATACGCCAATCAGGAAGCATCTTACCTGCTGCAACGTGTAGAGCAACATAACGGCCTGGTAATATTGGCAACCAATTTTAAAAATAACATTGATGAGGCCTTTATGCGCAGGTTTCAATCAGTTATTAATTTCCCATTGCCTAATGCCGATGAACGGTTCGTTATCTGGCAAAAATCATTCCCGCCAAAAGCAAACCTTAACGGGCATATCAACCTTGAACAAATCTCCCGTAAGTATGAGCTCAGTGGCTCGGGTATTTTAAATGTGGTACAATTTGCCTGTTTGCAAATGCTGGCCCGAAAGGAAAGTCGCATTTCATCAGAGCTGATACTGGAAGGCATAGAGCGCGAGTACACCAAGGAGAACCGGGTTTGGTAA
- a CDS encoding DUF4157 domain-containing protein, whose amino-acid sequence MKYIQNTRQPLSQKQADKAEKPFFNGSREKSKQDSDAFFQARKIDGNQDSALEQEADALAHKVTMAQQATANSSQRMGQMSVQKKGADEEKDAKAGQKKEKKDEKEEGKPQKKDEKKEEEKPTQKKEEEKKDKEPQKKEEDKKDKEGVQKKEEEKKDEKPQKKGEEDKKDEGKPQKKEKGEEKDDKAAAQKKEEKGGGVEKTEGKPESNEAKFDRLLDASKGGGSPLPAKVRTQLEHQMNANFEQVKIHTGQQAVELCNLSKAQAFTHGNDVYFNAGKFDPESTAGMNLLAHELTHVIQQNGPRK is encoded by the coding sequence ATGAAATACATCCAAAATACACGCCAGCCGCTTAGTCAGAAACAGGCGGATAAAGCCGAAAAGCCTTTCTTTAATGGCAGCCGCGAAAAAAGCAAACAGGATAGTGATGCTTTTTTTCAGGCAAGAAAGATTGATGGAAACCAGGACTCGGCCCTTGAGCAGGAAGCCGACGCGTTAGCGCACAAGGTAACCATGGCACAGCAGGCAACCGCTAATTCATCACAACGGATGGGGCAAATGAGCGTTCAGAAAAAAGGCGCTGATGAGGAAAAGGATGCTAAGGCTGGCCAAAAGAAAGAAAAAAAGGATGAGAAGGAGGAAGGCAAGCCACAGAAGAAAGACGAGAAAAAAGAAGAAGAAAAACCGACGCAAAAGAAAGAGGAGGAGAAAAAAGATAAAGAGCCTCAGAAAAAAGAAGAGGATAAGAAGGATAAGGAAGGGGTTCAGAAAAAAGAAGAAGAAAAGAAGGACGAGAAGCCGCAAAAAAAAGGTGAAGAAGATAAAAAAGACGAAGGTAAGCCGCAGAAAAAGGAAAAAGGTGAAGAGAAGGATGATAAGGCTGCGGCGCAAAAGAAAGAGGAAAAAGGGGGTGGCGTAGAAAAAACAGAAGGTAAACCCGAAAGCAACGAGGCCAAATTTGACAGGTTGCTGGATGCAAGCAAAGGTGGTGGCAGTCCCCTGCCGGCAAAGGTACGTACACAGTTAGAGCACCAGATGAATGCCAATTTTGAGCAGGTAAAGATCCACACCGGCCAGCAGGCTGTTGAACTTTGTAACCTCTCAAAAGCACAGGCATTTACCCATGGCAACGATGTTTACTTTAACGCAGGCAAGTTTGATCCTGAAAGTACCGCGGGGATGAACTTGCTGGCGCACGAATTAACTCATGTTATTCAGCAAAACGGTCCGCGTAAATAA
- a CDS encoding tetratricopeptide repeat protein — protein MSNQSQLTELINLGAMQQLSGNFEAAEAYYAKAADLNEPNVTLLNNRGMLFYQQNKFSEARPLFERALEIDNQNTSAWLNLANTEVLLGQYDKALQAFRQTISLKADQFEAWEGLAKLYMLSADMESAETCWLKAVELNPTSLSLLMGLAQVYLSTGRYDEAFEMADYVLSENPQNSRALQTAGLAQLMLKNYSMATGYLIRYLMLFPTDIAVRNHLAVAYLQSGQLSEGAAEYGRILEYHPEHEEIRLNLGVLCLGLNRFDEALAHLNLLLEQYPENKKGKLYLGIALANLNERDKAKQVFEDLLNDPGEWAAHAKKQLDLLMNLN, from the coding sequence ATGAGCAACCAAAGTCAACTAACCGAATTGATAAATCTTGGTGCTATGCAGCAATTAAGCGGCAATTTTGAAGCTGCCGAGGCTTATTATGCAAAAGCTGCAGATTTAAACGAGCCAAACGTTACCCTGCTCAATAACCGCGGGATGTTGTTTTATCAGCAAAATAAATTCTCAGAAGCGCGGCCTCTTTTTGAGCGTGCCCTGGAGATTGATAATCAAAATACTTCGGCATGGCTAAACCTGGCCAATACCGAGGTTTTGCTGGGCCAGTATGATAAGGCTTTACAAGCTTTCAGGCAAACCATCAGCCTTAAAGCCGACCAGTTTGAGGCCTGGGAAGGGCTGGCTAAACTATATATGTTATCGGCAGATATGGAAAGTGCTGAAACCTGCTGGCTGAAAGCGGTTGAGCTTAACCCTACAAGTTTAAGCTTACTGATGGGGCTTGCACAGGTTTATTTATCAACCGGTAGGTATGATGAAGCTTTTGAAATGGCCGATTATGTTTTGTCGGAAAATCCGCAAAATAGCCGGGCATTGCAAACCGCGGGTTTGGCCCAGCTCATGCTCAAAAACTATTCGATGGCCACGGGTTACCTCATCAGGTATTTAATGCTGTTCCCTACAGATATAGCTGTACGCAATCACCTGGCTGTTGCTTACCTGCAAAGTGGCCAGTTAAGTGAAGGTGCTGCCGAGTACGGGCGCATTTTGGAATATCATCCCGAACATGAGGAGATCAGGTTGAATTTAGGGGTGCTTTGTCTGGGACTTAACCGTTTTGACGAGGCATTGGCACATTTAAACCTCTTGCTTGAACAATATCCGGAAAATAAGAAAGGGAAGCTATACCTGGGTATAGCATTGGCCAATTTAAATGAAAGGGACAAGGCGAAACAGGTTTTTGAAGATTTGCTGAATGATCCCGGCGAATGGGCTGCCCATGCCAAAAAGCAACTGGATCTGTTAATGAATTTAAACTAA